A genomic window from Clostridium aceticum includes:
- the pglX gene encoding BREX-1 system adenine-specific DNA-methyltransferase PglX, producing the protein MNKTAIRNFAVRARKKLIENIIQKAYELGIAENGIKGIEAFEGGFRIKGLENSKVYKKYEEKQREKLIAKIKEKGFQQVMEEVAYTWFNRFIALRFMEINGYLDVRVLSSSEGRGEPDILKEALNTELDLDQELVYKLMDANDAEDLYKYLLIKQCNQLGEIMPMVFEKIADDTELLLPDYLLTKGSVVRDLVESIDEEDYKDQVEIIGWLYQYYISEKKDEVFADLKKNKKITKENIPAATQLFTPKWIVKYMVENSLGKLWLESHPDEALESQWKFYLKEASQDPEVQKKLDVLKNPNLNPEEIKVLDPAMGSGHILVYAFDVLYDIYLKANYSERDIPQLILEKNLYGLDIDDRAGQLAAFALLMKARSKNRRIFRKKIDLNICSIQESNDIPKEVIEYFDRSDLHLQQTEDKQQYKKDAEYLLKTFQDAKDYGSILDVKTIDFHAIENILEEMKKGEIIDLFYMQYRGIILEKFPRLIKQAKIMSEKYDVVVANPPYSGLRRLNDKLKKYIEDHFQAYKYDLFSVFIVKNIDYTKASGFMGLMTPNVWQYISSYKNLRELIINNYQLTSLIQLPDDGFKDASVAISTFVIRKDDNKYNTSFLKLDKDFDAFQKEEKTERIKKSFSKNLHVLNTDLFKSIPDNKIAFWASEKTIKTFLKGRKLEEIAKPRQGMATSDNNRFLRLWYEVSVCKIQFPSMLLEDFPLKWVPYNKGGGYRKWYGNNEFVINWANHGEEVKEYAKKLYGSYSRTIKNEKFYFKQGITYTFIGKDLGPRFTPNGFIFDVAGSMIFIEGEKLFYILGLMASKLSKHYIDILNPTINIQVGDIKNIPVILEKEKIQSIKVLVSKCIEIAQKDWDFYETSWDFNHHPLLSYAAIKSNQQANKIENAFEEWIEDTNRRFDELKSYEEELNRIFIEAYDLKDEFSPEVKAQDITIRRADREEDMKSFISYAVGCMFGRYSLDEEGLIYAGGEFNDKFKVEEREVKIHTSQGWRRSSIDVTKDNIILVADEDYFEDDLLNRFVAFIKVSFGEEALEENLNYLAETLGKKPNETSRQVIRRYFLKDFYNDHIKTYNKRPIYWLFDSGKENGFKALIYMHRYDISTVARVRTDYLHKLQKKYEAEVKRLDLLLASELSIKEKAATLKRKDNINKQIMQCCMYDQVMAHVANQKIQIDLDEGVQANYSKFQGIKIPQEEGKKSPTADLLARI; encoded by the coding sequence ATGAACAAAACTGCTATTAGAAACTTTGCTGTTAGGGCAAGGAAGAAGTTGATTGAGAATATCATCCAAAAAGCTTATGAGCTAGGGATTGCTGAGAATGGAATCAAGGGTATTGAGGCCTTTGAAGGTGGTTTTAGAATCAAGGGTCTAGAAAATAGTAAAGTTTATAAAAAATATGAAGAAAAACAAAGGGAAAAATTAATAGCTAAGATCAAGGAAAAAGGATTCCAACAGGTTATGGAGGAGGTAGCTTATACATGGTTTAATCGTTTTATTGCTCTTCGTTTTATGGAGATCAATGGGTACTTAGATGTAAGGGTTTTGTCCTCTTCGGAGGGAAGAGGGGAGCCAGATATTCTAAAGGAAGCTCTAAACACAGAGTTGGATCTTGATCAAGAGCTGGTTTATAAACTCATGGATGCAAATGATGCAGAGGACTTATACAAATACCTTCTTATTAAACAGTGCAATCAGCTGGGTGAGATTATGCCCATGGTATTTGAAAAAATAGCTGATGATACAGAACTTCTCTTGCCGGACTACTTATTGACAAAAGGTTCTGTAGTTAGAGATTTAGTAGAATCTATTGATGAAGAAGATTATAAAGACCAAGTAGAGATCATCGGGTGGTTGTATCAATACTATATTTCGGAGAAGAAGGATGAAGTATTTGCAGATTTAAAGAAGAATAAGAAAATTACAAAGGAGAATATCCCAGCTGCTACCCAATTATTTACACCAAAGTGGATTGTAAAATACATGGTAGAAAACTCTTTAGGAAAGCTTTGGCTAGAATCTCATCCAGATGAAGCATTAGAATCCCAGTGGAAATTTTACTTAAAAGAGGCTTCCCAGGACCCAGAGGTACAAAAAAAGTTAGATGTACTTAAAAATCCTAATTTGAACCCAGAGGAAATAAAAGTATTGGACCCTGCTATGGGCAGTGGACATATCTTAGTTTATGCCTTTGATGTATTATACGATATCTATTTAAAGGCTAATTATTCCGAAAGAGACATTCCTCAATTGATTTTAGAGAAAAATTTATATGGACTAGATATAGACGATCGGGCAGGACAGTTGGCCGCCTTTGCATTGTTGATGAAGGCTAGAAGTAAGAATAGAAGGATTTTTAGAAAAAAGATTGATTTAAATATCTGTTCTATTCAAGAAAGTAATGATATTCCTAAGGAAGTCATAGAATATTTTGATAGGAGTGACTTGCATTTACAACAAACAGAAGACAAGCAACAATACAAGAAGGATGCTGAATATTTGTTAAAAACCTTTCAGGATGCAAAAGACTATGGTTCTATATTAGACGTGAAGACAATAGATTTTCATGCCATTGAAAATATACTAGAAGAGATGAAAAAAGGCGAAATCATAGATCTGTTTTATATGCAGTATAGAGGAATCATTCTAGAAAAATTTCCAAGACTTATTAAACAGGCTAAGATCATGAGTGAAAAGTATGATGTAGTGGTGGCAAATCCTCCCTATAGCGGACTAAGGAGGCTAAATGATAAACTTAAAAAGTATATAGAAGATCATTTTCAAGCATATAAGTATGATCTTTTTTCAGTTTTTATTGTTAAAAATATAGATTATACAAAAGCATCAGGTTTTATGGGTTTAATGACACCAAATGTATGGCAATACATTTCATCCTATAAAAATTTAAGGGAACTGATTATAAATAATTATCAATTAACCAGTTTAATACAGCTGCCAGATGATGGGTTTAAGGATGCATCTGTGGCTATTAGTACTTTTGTTATAAGGAAAGATGATAATAAGTATAACACAAGCTTCTTAAAATTAGATAAGGATTTTGATGCATTCCAAAAGGAAGAAAAGACAGAAAGGATAAAGAAAAGTTTTTCCAAGAATCTTCATGTGCTGAATACTGATTTGTTTAAAAGCATACCAGATAATAAGATAGCTTTTTGGGCTAGCGAAAAAACAATAAAAACATTTTTGAAAGGAAGGAAATTAGAAGAAATCGCAAAACCTCGCCAAGGTATGGCAACATCTGATAACAATAGATTTCTTAGGTTATGGTATGAAGTCAGTGTTTGTAAGATACAATTTCCTTCAATGCTTTTAGAAGATTTTCCCCTGAAGTGGGTACCTTATAATAAGGGTGGGGGCTACAGAAAGTGGTACGGAAATAATGAGTTTGTAATTAATTGGGCAAATCATGGAGAAGAAGTAAAAGAATATGCAAAAAAATTATATGGTAGTTATTCCAGAACGATAAAAAATGAAAAATTTTATTTTAAACAAGGAATTACTTATACATTTATCGGAAAAGATTTAGGGCCTAGATTTACACCAAATGGATTTATTTTTGATGTTGCTGGATCAATGATCTTTATTGAAGGAGAAAAGTTATTTTATATTTTAGGTTTGATGGCTTCTAAGTTATCAAAGCATTACATAGATATTTTAAATCCCACCATCAATATACAAGTAGGAGATATAAAAAATATTCCTGTAATCTTAGAAAAGGAAAAAATTCAATCTATCAAAGTATTGGTTTCTAAATGTATTGAAATCGCCCAAAAAGACTGGGATTTCTATGAGACCTCATGGGACTTTAACCACCATCCCTTATTAAGTTATGCAGCAATAAAAAGTAATCAGCAAGCAAATAAGATAGAAAATGCTTTTGAGGAATGGATAGAGGATACAAATAGACGATTTGATGAATTAAAATCATATGAAGAAGAATTAAATAGAATATTTATTGAAGCTTATGACTTGAAAGATGAATTTTCACCAGAAGTGAAGGCTCAGGATATTACCATAAGAAGGGCAGATAGAGAAGAGGATATGAAATCTTTTATTTCCTATGCAGTAGGCTGTATGTTTGGTCGCTATTCCTTAGATGAAGAGGGTTTGATTTACGCAGGAGGAGAATTTAATGATAAATTTAAGGTAGAAGAGAGAGAAGTAAAAATTCATACCAGTCAAGGCTGGAGAAGGTCATCGATAGATGTAACTAAGGACAACATTATTTTAGTAGCAGATGAGGATTATTTTGAAGATGACCTATTAAACAGATTTGTAGCGTTTATAAAAGTAAGCTTTGGGGAAGAAGCATTAGAAGAAAACCTGAACTACCTGGCTGAAACCTTAGGTAAGAAACCTAATGAGACATCAAGACAAGTTATAAGAAGATACTTCTTAAAAGATTTTTACAACGATCATATAAAAACCTACAATAAGCGTCCTATTTACTGGTTATTTGATAGTGGAAAAGAAAATGGTTTTAAGGCACTTATTTATATGCATCGGTATGACATTTCAACGGTAGCAAGGGTAAGAACAGATTATCTTCATAAATTGCAAAAAAAATATGAAGCGGAGGTAAAGCGATTAGACCTCCTTCTTGCATCTGAGCTATCAATAAAAGAAAAGGCTGCTACCCTTAAAAGAAAAGACAATATAAATAAACAAATAATGCAGTGTTGTATGTATGATCAAGTAATGGCTCATGTAGCGAATCAGAAAATACAGATTGATCTAGATGAGGGAGTACAAGCAAATTACAGTAAATTTCAAGGAATAAAGATTCCTCAAGAAGAAGGAAAAAAATCACCTACAGCTGACCTTTTGGCTAGGATATAA
- the cas2 gene encoding CRISPR-associated endonuclease Cas2 — MDLKFGGDGMYVVLMYDIMMDKDGAKVQRNTFKICKRYLTHIQKSVFEGNLTELNLMKLKKELGQYIRDHKDSLVIFESRDEKWLTKEFLGLKDDKTSNFF; from the coding sequence ATGGATTTAAAATTTGGTGGTGATGGTATGTACGTAGTTTTAATGTATGATATAATGATGGATAAAGATGGTGCTAAAGTGCAGAGAAATACCTTTAAAATATGTAAGCGATATTTAACTCATATACAAAAATCTGTATTTGAGGGAAATTTAACAGAATTAAATTTAATGAAGTTAAAAAAAGAACTAGGTCAGTATATACGGGATCATAAAGATTCTCTTGTAATATTTGAGAGTAGGGATGAAAAATGGTTAACTAAGGAGTTTTTAGGATTAAAAGATGATAAGACATCTAATTTTTTTTAA
- the cas1b gene encoding type I-B CRISPR-associated endonuclease Cas1b codes for MGETFYIFKDGDLKRKDNNIIITTLEGEKKNLKAEVTDEIYLFGEVQMNTKLLNFLSQQKITMHIFNYYGFYSGSFYPRESNVSGYLLVNQVKKYDDQQERVRIAKEILKSASYNIYRNLRYYNRRGIDLDNPVKEIESLMNKLDFGTNIHQLMGIEGNIRKTYYATWNSIIKQDIAFEKRVKRPPDNMINSLISFVNSLIYTTVLSEIYKTQLNPTISFLHEPGSKRFSLSLDISEIFKPLIGERMIFSLLNKNQITEEDFEKESNFLYLKESGKKKILLEYDRRLKQTINHRDLGREVSYRYLIRLECYKLIKDIIEEKRYNGFKIWW; via the coding sequence ATGGGAGAGACTTTTTATATTTTTAAAGATGGCGACTTAAAAAGAAAAGATAATAACATTATTATAACAACCTTAGAAGGAGAAAAGAAAAATCTAAAGGCTGAAGTCACAGATGAGATTTATCTATTTGGAGAAGTCCAGATGAATACTAAGCTATTAAATTTTTTATCTCAACAGAAGATAACAATGCATATATTTAACTACTATGGCTTTTATAGCGGCAGCTTTTATCCTAGAGAAAGCAATGTGAGTGGCTATTTGCTAGTAAATCAAGTGAAAAAATATGACGATCAACAGGAACGAGTAAGAATTGCCAAAGAGATATTGAAATCGGCTTCATACAATATCTACAGAAATTTGAGATACTATAACCGTAGAGGTATTGACTTGGACAATCCTGTGAAAGAAATAGAAAGTTTAATGAATAAGCTAGATTTTGGAACAAATATACACCAACTTATGGGAATAGAGGGCAATATAAGAAAAACATACTATGCCACATGGAACAGCATTATAAAACAAGATATAGCTTTCGAAAAAAGAGTGAAAAGACCACCTGATAACATGATAAATTCCCTGATTTCATTTGTAAATAGTCTTATATACACAACTGTTCTTTCTGAAATATACAAAACTCAGTTAAATCCTACAATAAGTTTCTTACATGAACCAGGAAGCAAGAGATTTTCGCTATCGTTAGATATATCAGAAATATTTAAACCCTTAATTGGAGAAAGAATGATATTTTCATTGCTTAATAAAAATCAAATTACTGAAGAGGACTTTGAAAAAGAATCTAACTTCCTATACTTAAAAGAAAGTGGGAAAAAAAAGATACTCTTAGAGTATGATCGGCGACTTAAGCAAACTATTAACCACAGGGATCTAGGAAGAGAGGTATCCTATAGATATCTTATCAGGCTTGAGTGCTATAAGCTTATAAAGGATATAATTGAAGAAAAAAGGTATAATGGATTTAAAATTTGGTGGTGA
- the cas4 gene encoding CRISPR-associated protein Cas4, with amino-acid sequence MEKVTGVMIYYYFVCHRKLWFFMNDLNMEQGSDLVSMGKLIDETSYKREKKNILIDENINIDFLKDWKVIHEVKKSRKIEDASKWQLKYYIWLLKQKGVDIEKGILDYPLLRKREDVFLDKQDEKELQKILEEIEKIRSSKLPPAISKKAICKKCAYYELCYI; translated from the coding sequence ATGGAAAAAGTAACTGGTGTTATGATTTATTACTACTTTGTTTGTCATAGAAAGTTATGGTTTTTTATGAATGATCTTAATATGGAACAAGGTAGTGACTTAGTAAGTATGGGAAAATTGATAGATGAAACATCCTACAAAAGAGAAAAGAAAAATATTCTAATTGATGAAAACATCAATATAGATTTTCTCAAAGACTGGAAAGTTATACATGAGGTTAAGAAATCAAGGAAAATAGAGGATGCATCTAAATGGCAATTAAAATACTACATATGGCTATTGAAACAAAAAGGTGTTGATATAGAAAAAGGTATACTAGATTATCCTCTTTTAAGAAAAAGAGAAGATGTATTTTTAGACAAGCAAGATGAAAAAGAACTGCAAAAAATTCTAGAGGAGATAGAAAAAATAAGGTCATCAAAGTTACCACCAGCAATCAGCAAAAAAGCTATATGTAAAAAATGTGCTTACTATGAACTTTGCTACATATAG